A single region of the Drosophila miranda strain MSH22 chromosome 2, D.miranda_PacBio2.1, whole genome shotgun sequence genome encodes:
- the LOC108155281 gene encoding mucin-5AC isoform X1: MAPALTAEPLSTKEKLTSAASPSVVVKKPATATPATATTRVTRSSKEAAATAAATAAKAAAVVIPQRVPSSRISNKRKLSAGNNSSNKQQNNDPMGLSTAPTPHTTTTTTTGSGVAEAEAEAEAATGGGVPPIVDAAGASTSATGLLESQSPALPQSDSQSTDVPSVTPTIESNNNNNNNSGRSPRKDNSTAQLLAGLTSNFEETISAEICLRKTLPEVSLSKEPAAPSAVAETVVVAEVEAEVVVVGESTTGEPQIDLLEPMELEQPANTTTSAPLEELPKIETDDIEERLSQLDGNASAILPAVKEQEPVQEQEQVDVNMVDVVDVVEMVVPTTPTTPSRQQVQQDPRSESLPATLASPLPGQRQSTAASALNASQLTPQSTSSSTNFLKDAAGGEVLEDTDIEEVLKALKTFEGNHVINSDINPDMCDFNFFNEVWEEQPSATASAPHPSETPPYPNPIGGTIGSSSTPHVLPAESMAEGQKSIEQQQQILTRKIDHLFRRMRKFQARYMCSHTSEEVAGIMEWAARTSHKTPNPVRSDTLSEQETTVLSIVSGRPKPDFWEDQKKHPVPATQMGSLLRSIETAARHQQICHTPSVSSATLAPSSTWYKSAGSTAAVPAKVRRGKNLLDTSAAATSTAASSAAAIEQKVPGLHEIIPCFDTHITNELTHVSGLLHNEMREIQNALDSDATESSSGGESADEMVIYNNTHQKPLTIARRAVWTYSKDRASIALRWSWLCSQMAELEGRKRQYRDLYMDLNHSKGAVELEQLQVQQPANGYKEEPSSEYQCCRARPLMLSKFRKRSLFQTTGIHAISKKAARPSNIKCGCQWPQIPCALCTGRSDPTAPRESAEMMMPPNRVALLDPGYHPVLSFVTDVTQSVHFEAICRQSDWQQRMSRTLAKTVVKGVYKAEREAIAASNSAARRPGDLIKRRYIRRKERNNNNNNSNSTKDAAAAGTAATGLGDSGNGTATSTSSTPSTTPLVANTAASRKKQQHQQQAHQPPTGVNGSRLPWPDSRQRQRQRLHSPSSASQISNSDAKRRRISKNNRNSSNSNSNTLNNSHMNGYSDQSGGGAGGDVRSGNRSRHASPTQNQRSERTTERRHRPVYDIDNIVIPYSIAAQTKVEILPYKEIPTPKWRVVDSETDKNTPVQPAASSSDDSAATAPLAATPTTPAPPPPPQIKAGGNGIVPAAAAALNEQKPQPQPQPQPVLVPVQPLKVNGLKKLQQKTKQKINNNNNNGLVNGNGKKEKDALLQAEASEKKDIPPKELESAKEAVVQGLAVQAEANDKNDILSAVGLENDAQSSSAADKKDIQSSDAEKKVIPSPASDQMDIQSKASDQKDIQSTASDQKDIQSTASDTKDILPSAASRKKASRAKKKGLKRKKHRPNGKIEKATATTTKEAAVAVAATPSASASVDAAASAAIKGEAKSKPHLIEGVRIAVVEPMAKRPKLQLAKAGEGDKPKTNAGQAIAPIVQLDPEEDEEDEDTSDEAYIVRHQLALIEERQRFETYLKFPWSTRPRANRRIDSRAESSGANTPDSASPAPHLAGGAGAGDNESIPSPLAHPLEGFNENGEMLGATSQPQLRRRTTSSKLKDQAERRSATPDIKDTFVEPSPFEPLIFPLSEEVYQKMLAERYAPPKYEVLKPEVKRTKSKSTSSNGDGGSTGAGKSKRRSSSKLKSKLVNVQQNGHPTADAAGKAASASRAGKAKINGGGGIEEEVEEEMDDGVDYDPEPEDMLWEELEEDYPKHHLAPLDDDEMLHGSDDLHNSAIDSYLDDPEALEEDMADDPFGDDDPNDPEWKTRSDGSRKRL; this comes from the exons ATGGCACCAGCGCTCACAGCCGAGCCATTAAGTACAAAGGAGAAGCTAACCAGCGCAGCATCGCCTTCGGTGGTGGTGAAGAAACCAGCGACAGCAACGCCGGCAACGGCCACAACGCGTGTGACGCGTTCCTCCAAGGAGGCGgccgccacagcagcagccacagctgCCAAAGCTGCGGCTGTAGTCATCCCGCAACGCGTTCCATCGAGCAGAATCAGCAACAAGCGTAAATTAAGCGccggcaacaacagcagcaacaagcaACAAAATAATGATCCAATGGGCCTAAGCACAGCTCCTACCccacacacaacaacaacaacgaccaCTGGATCGGGGGTCGcagaagccgaagccgaagcagaagcagcaacaggaGGAGGCGTACCACCCATCGTTGACGCCGCTGGGGCATCAACCAGTGCTACGGGGCTCCTTGAAAGCCAATCGCCTGCTCTCCCACAAAGCGATTCCCAAAGCACTGACGTGCCTTCTGTAACGCCTACCATCgagagcaacaacaacaacaacaacaatagtGGTCGTAGTCCAAGGAAGGACAATTCCACGGCACAGCTGCTGGCAGGTCTGACCAGCAACTTTGAGGAGACGATCTCGGCTGAGATCTGTCTGCGCAAGACCCTACCCGAAGTGAGTCTCAGCAAGGAGCCAGCAGCACCATCCGCTGTGGCAGAAACTGTAGTTGTAGCAGAAGTTGAAGCAGAGGTAGTAGTCGTAGGGGAATCCACAACGGGTGAGCCACAAATCGATCTGCTTGAGCCGATGGAATTGGAGCAACCAGCGAACACGACGACGTCGGCGCCATTAGAGGAGTTGCCAAAGATCGAAACGGATGATATAGAGG AGCGCCTCAGCCAGTTGGATGGCAATGCTAGTGCCATTTTGCCTGCAGTGAAGGAGCAAGAGCCGGTGCAGGAGCAAGAGCAAGTGGATGTGAATATGGTCGATGTGGTGGATGTGGTGGAAATGGTGGTTCCAACAACTCCCACAACGCCCAGCCGGCAACAGGTGCAACAGGATCCAAGATCCGAGTCATTGCCCGCTACCCTGGCCTCGCCGCTGCCGGGCCAGAGGCAATCCACAGCTGCGTCAGCATTGAATGCATCACAGTTGACGCCTCAAAGTACTTCCAGCTCCACAAATTTTCTCAAAGATGCAGCAGGCGGCGAGGTTCTGGAGGACACCGACATCGAGGAGGTCCTCAAGGCGCTCAAAACGTTTGAGGGCAATCACGTCATCAATTCGGACATTAATCCGGACATGTGTGATTTCAATTTCTTCAACGAGGTGTGGGAGGAGCAGCCGTCAGCGACAGCTTCGGCCCCTCACCCATCCGAAACTCCACCGTATCCGAATCCCATTGGCGGCaccatcggcagcagcagcacccctCATGTCCTACCAGCAGAATCCATGGCGGAGGGTCAAAAATCAAtagagcagcagcaacaaattcTTACGCGAAAGATCGACCATCTGTTCCGGCGTATGCGGAAGTTCCAGGCTCGCTATATGTGCAGCCACACCAGCGAGGAGGTGGCTGGGATTATGGAATGGGCGGCACGCACCTCCCACAAGACCCCGAATCCTGTGAGAAGTGATACGCTCAGCGAGCAGGAGACCACCGTGCTGTCGATCGTCTCCGGGCGACCGAAGCCCGACTTTTGGGAAGACCAAAAGAAGCATCCCGTGCCAGCCACCCAGATGGGCAGCCTCCTTCGTAGCATCGAAACGGCTGCACGGCACCAGCAGATCTGTCATACGCCCAGCGTTAGTTCCGCCACCTTGGCCCCATCCTCGACATGGTACAAAAGTGCCGGCAGCACTGCAGCAGTGCCTGCCAAGGTACGTCGTGGCAAGAACCTGCTGGATACATCAGCAGCCGCCacttcaacagcagcatcGTCTGCCGCGGCCATCGAACAGAAAGTGCCCGGTTTGCATGAGATTATACCCTGCTTTGACACACATATAACCAACGAGCTGACCCACGTCTCTGGGCTGCTGCACAATGAGATGCGGGAGATACAGAACGCCCTCGATTCGGATGCAACAGAGTCCAGCTCTGGCGGCGAGTCTGCCGACGAGATGGTCATCTACAACAACACCCATCAGAAGCCGCTGACGAT CGCCCGTCGAGCCGTGTGGACATACTCCAAAGATCGAGCCAGTATTGCACTGCGCTGGTCCTGGCTCTGCTCACAGATGGCCGAGTTGGAGGGCAGGAAACGCCAGTATCGTGATCTGTATATGGATTTGAATCACTCAAAGGGCGCCGTGGAGCTGGAGCAGCTGCAGGTGCAGCAGCCGGCGAATGGCTACAAGGAGGAGCCATCCAGCGAATATCAATGCTGCCGCGCCCGACCTCTGATGCTGTCCAAGTTTCGGAAACGCAGTCTGTTCCAAACCACGGGCATTCACGCGATTTCCAAGAAGGCCGCACGCCCCAGCAACATCAAATGCGGCTGCCAGTGGCCACAGATACCGTGTGCCCTGTGCACGGGCCGATCAGATCCGACAGCGCCGCGCGAATCGGCCGAAATGATGATGCCGCCAAATCGAGTGGCGCTCCTCGATCCGGGCTATCATCCAGTGCTCAGCTTTGTCACGG ATGTCACACAATCTGTGCATTTTGAGGCCATTTGCCGGCAATCGGACTGGCAGCAACGTATGTCGCGCACCCTGGCCAAGACCGTTGTCAAAGGTGTCTATAAGGCGGAACGCGAGGCCATTGCTGCCAGCAATAGTGCTGCTCGTCGTCCCGGCGATCTGATCAAGCGTCGCTACATACGACGCAAAGAGcgcaacaacaataataataattcaaACTCAACTAAAGATGCAGCGGCAGCCGGCACGGCAGCGACGGGTCTAGGGGACAGCGGAAACGGTACAGCAACTTCTACTTCTTCTACGCCTTCTACAACGCCACTTGTGGCCAACA CAGCTGCGAGCAGGAAGaaacagcagcatcagcagcaggcgCATCAGCCACCAACTGGAGTGAACGGCTCCAGATTGCCGTGGCCCGACTCTCGCCAACGCCAACGACAGCGCCTCCACAGTCCCTCCTCAGCATCTCAGATCTCGAACAGCGACGCTAAGCGGCGACGCATATCcaaaaacaacagaaacagcagcaacagcaattcCAACACACTAAATAACAGCCATATGAATGGGTATAGCGATCAAAGCGGAGGAGGTGCAGGTGGAGATGTGAGAAGCGGTAATCGTAGTCGTCATGCCTCGCCCACGCAAAATCAACGTTCGGAGAG AACAACAGAGCGTCGTCATCGTCCCGTTTATGATATTGATAATATTGTTATACCCTATAGTATTGCGGCCCAAACGAAAGTGGAGATACTGCCCTACAAAGAGATACCCACACCCAA ATGGCGCGTTGTCGACAGCGAGACTGATAAGAACACACCAGTACAAccagcagcatcatcatctGATGattcagcagcaacagcaccactagcagcaacaccaacaacaccagcaccaccaccaccaccacagaTCAAAGCCGGTGGCAATGGCATTGtgccagcggcagcagcagcgttaAATGAGCAAAAGCCGCAGCCacaaccacagccacagccagtgCTGGTGCCTGTGCAACCTTTAAAGGTGAATGGCTTGAAGAAGTTACAGCAGAAGACAaagcaaaaaataaacaataataACAACAATGGACTGGTGAATGGTAATGGCAAGAAGGAGAAGGATGCTCTCCTGCAGGCAGAGGCTAGTGAGAAGAAGGATATTCCCCCAAAGGAGCTGGAGAGCGCGAAGGAGGCTGTCGTCCAGGGGCTGGCTGTGCAGGCGGAGGCTAATGATAAGAATGATATCCTGTCAGCTGTCGGCTTGGAGAACGATGCCCAGTCATCATCAGCCGCTGATAAAAAAGATATCCAGTCCTCAGATGCTGAGAAAAAAGTTATCCCTTCACCAGCCAGCGACCAAATGGACATTCAGTCAAAAGCCAGCGATCAAAAGGACATCCAGTCCACAGCCAGCGATCAAAAGGACATCCAGTCCACAGCCAGCGATACGAAGGACATCCTCCCATCAgcagccagcagaaaaaaggctTCCAGGGCTAAGAAAAAGGGTCTCAAAAGAAAGAAGCATAGGCCCAATGGGAAAATCGAAAAGGCAACAGCAACTACAACAAAAGAagctgccgttgccgttgccgctacTCCTTCCGCTTCCGCTTccgttgatgctgctgcttctgctgcgaTAAAGGGCGAAGCTAAAAGCAAACCCCATTTGATTGAAGGCGTCCGCATCGCCGTGGTGGAGCCAATGGCCAAGCGGCCCAAACTACAGCTGGCCAAGGCCGGAGAGGGCGACAAACCCAAGACGAATGCCGGCCAAGCAATAGCGCCTATCGTACAACTGGATCCGGAGGAGGACGAGGAAGATGAGGACACCTCCGACGAGGCGTACATTGTGCGACATCAGCTTGCCCTGATCGAGGAGCGGCAACGCTTCGAGACGTATCTCAAGTTTCCGTGGAGCACGCGACCCCGAGCCAATCGCCGGATAGACAGTCGCGCCGAATCGAGCGGCGCCAATACGCCGGATTCGGCCTCGCCAGCTCCACATCTGGCTGGTGGTGCGGGAGCGGGCGATAACGAGAGCATACCCTCGCCGTTGGCCCATCCACTTGAGGGTTTCAACGAGAACGGCGAGATGTTGGGCGCGACGTCACAACCGCAGTTACGCCGCAGAACCACGTCCAGCAAGCTTAAGGATCAGGCGGAACGCCGTAGTGCCACGCCGGACATAAAAGAT ACTTTTGTGGAGCCATCACCCTTCGAGCCGCTGATTTTTCCCCTGTCCGAGGAGGTCTACCAAAAGATGCTGGCCGAGCGCTATGCCCCGCCCAAATATGAGGTGCTGAAGCCGGAGGTGAAGCGCACCAAGAGCAAGTCCACATCCTCCAATGGCGATGGGGGATCAACGGGTGCTGGGAAGAGcaaacgacgcagcagcagcaagttGAAGAGCAAGCTAGTCAATGTTCAGCAAAATGGCCATCCAACGGCGGATGCTGCTGGGAAGGCGGCGTCAGCATCCAGAGCGGGCAAGGCAAAGATCAATGGCGGTGGCGGCAttgaggaggaggtggaggaggaaaTGGACGATGGCGTGGACTACGATCCAGAGCCGGAGGATATGCTGTGGGAGGAGCTGGAAGAGGACTATCCCAAGCATCATTTGGCACCGCTCGATGATGACGAAATGCTTCATGGCTCTGACGATCTCCACAACTCTGCGATCGATTCTTATTTGGATGATCCGGAGGCCCTAGAGGAGGACATGGCCGATGATCCGTTTGGCGACGATGACCCCAATGATCCGGAATGGAAGACCCGCAGCGATGGATCGCGCAAGCGTCTCTAA
- the LOC108155281 gene encoding mucin-5AC isoform X6 translates to MAPALTAEPLSTKEKLTSAASPSVVVKKPATATPATATTRVTRSSKEAAATAAATAAKAAAVVIPQRVPSSRISNKRKLSAGNNSSNKQQNNDPMGLSTAPTPHTTTTTTTGSGVAEAEAEAEAATGGGVPPIVDAAGASTSATGLLESQSPALPQSDSQSTDVPSVTPTIESNNNNNNNSGRSPRKDNSTAQLLAGLTSNFEETISAEICLRKTLPEVSLSKEPAAPSAVAETVVVAEVEAEVVVVGESTTGEPQIDLLEPMELEQPANTTTSAPLEELPKIETDDIEERLSQLDGNASAILPAVKEQEPVQEQEQVDVNMVDVVDVVEMVVPTTPTTPSRQQVQQDPRSESLPATLASPLPGQRQSTAASALNASQLTPQSTSSSTNFLKDAAGGEVLEDTDIEEVLKALKTFEGNHVINSDINPDMCDFNFFNEVWEEQPSATASAPHPSETPPYPNPIGGTIGSSSTPHVLPAESMAEGQKSIEQQQQILTRKIDHLFRRMRKFQARYMCSHTSEEVAGIMEWAARTSHKTPNPVRSDTLSEQETTVLSIVSGRPKPDFWEDQKKHPVPATQMGSLLRSIETAARHQQICHTPSVSSATLAPSSTWYKSAGSTAAVPAKVRRGKNLLDTSAAATSTAASSAAAIEQKVPGLHEIIPCFDTHITNELTHVSGLLHNEMREIQNALDSDATESSSGGESADEMVIYNNTHQKPLTIARRAVWTYSKDRASIALRWSWLCSQMAELEGRKRQYRDLYMDLNHSKGAVELEQLQVQQPANGYKEEPSSEYQCCRARPLMLSKFRKRSLFQTTGIHAISKKAARPSNIKCGCQWPQIPCALCTGRSDPTAPRESAEMMMPPNRVALLDPGYHPVLSFVTDVTQSVHFEAICRQSDWQQRMSRTLAKTVVKGVYKAEREAIAASNSAARRPGDLIKRRYIRRKERNNNNNNSNSTKDAAAAGTAATGLGDSGNGTATSTSSTPSTTPLVANSKLFCEQEETAASAAGASATNWSERLQIAVARLSPTPTTAPPQSLLSISDLEQRR, encoded by the exons ATGGCACCAGCGCTCACAGCCGAGCCATTAAGTACAAAGGAGAAGCTAACCAGCGCAGCATCGCCTTCGGTGGTGGTGAAGAAACCAGCGACAGCAACGCCGGCAACGGCCACAACGCGTGTGACGCGTTCCTCCAAGGAGGCGgccgccacagcagcagccacagctgCCAAAGCTGCGGCTGTAGTCATCCCGCAACGCGTTCCATCGAGCAGAATCAGCAACAAGCGTAAATTAAGCGccggcaacaacagcagcaacaagcaACAAAATAATGATCCAATGGGCCTAAGCACAGCTCCTACCccacacacaacaacaacaacgaccaCTGGATCGGGGGTCGcagaagccgaagccgaagcagaagcagcaacaggaGGAGGCGTACCACCCATCGTTGACGCCGCTGGGGCATCAACCAGTGCTACGGGGCTCCTTGAAAGCCAATCGCCTGCTCTCCCACAAAGCGATTCCCAAAGCACTGACGTGCCTTCTGTAACGCCTACCATCgagagcaacaacaacaacaacaacaatagtGGTCGTAGTCCAAGGAAGGACAATTCCACGGCACAGCTGCTGGCAGGTCTGACCAGCAACTTTGAGGAGACGATCTCGGCTGAGATCTGTCTGCGCAAGACCCTACCCGAAGTGAGTCTCAGCAAGGAGCCAGCAGCACCATCCGCTGTGGCAGAAACTGTAGTTGTAGCAGAAGTTGAAGCAGAGGTAGTAGTCGTAGGGGAATCCACAACGGGTGAGCCACAAATCGATCTGCTTGAGCCGATGGAATTGGAGCAACCAGCGAACACGACGACGTCGGCGCCATTAGAGGAGTTGCCAAAGATCGAAACGGATGATATAGAGG AGCGCCTCAGCCAGTTGGATGGCAATGCTAGTGCCATTTTGCCTGCAGTGAAGGAGCAAGAGCCGGTGCAGGAGCAAGAGCAAGTGGATGTGAATATGGTCGATGTGGTGGATGTGGTGGAAATGGTGGTTCCAACAACTCCCACAACGCCCAGCCGGCAACAGGTGCAACAGGATCCAAGATCCGAGTCATTGCCCGCTACCCTGGCCTCGCCGCTGCCGGGCCAGAGGCAATCCACAGCTGCGTCAGCATTGAATGCATCACAGTTGACGCCTCAAAGTACTTCCAGCTCCACAAATTTTCTCAAAGATGCAGCAGGCGGCGAGGTTCTGGAGGACACCGACATCGAGGAGGTCCTCAAGGCGCTCAAAACGTTTGAGGGCAATCACGTCATCAATTCGGACATTAATCCGGACATGTGTGATTTCAATTTCTTCAACGAGGTGTGGGAGGAGCAGCCGTCAGCGACAGCTTCGGCCCCTCACCCATCCGAAACTCCACCGTATCCGAATCCCATTGGCGGCaccatcggcagcagcagcacccctCATGTCCTACCAGCAGAATCCATGGCGGAGGGTCAAAAATCAAtagagcagcagcaacaaattcTTACGCGAAAGATCGACCATCTGTTCCGGCGTATGCGGAAGTTCCAGGCTCGCTATATGTGCAGCCACACCAGCGAGGAGGTGGCTGGGATTATGGAATGGGCGGCACGCACCTCCCACAAGACCCCGAATCCTGTGAGAAGTGATACGCTCAGCGAGCAGGAGACCACCGTGCTGTCGATCGTCTCCGGGCGACCGAAGCCCGACTTTTGGGAAGACCAAAAGAAGCATCCCGTGCCAGCCACCCAGATGGGCAGCCTCCTTCGTAGCATCGAAACGGCTGCACGGCACCAGCAGATCTGTCATACGCCCAGCGTTAGTTCCGCCACCTTGGCCCCATCCTCGACATGGTACAAAAGTGCCGGCAGCACTGCAGCAGTGCCTGCCAAGGTACGTCGTGGCAAGAACCTGCTGGATACATCAGCAGCCGCCacttcaacagcagcatcGTCTGCCGCGGCCATCGAACAGAAAGTGCCCGGTTTGCATGAGATTATACCCTGCTTTGACACACATATAACCAACGAGCTGACCCACGTCTCTGGGCTGCTGCACAATGAGATGCGGGAGATACAGAACGCCCTCGATTCGGATGCAACAGAGTCCAGCTCTGGCGGCGAGTCTGCCGACGAGATGGTCATCTACAACAACACCCATCAGAAGCCGCTGACGAT CGCCCGTCGAGCCGTGTGGACATACTCCAAAGATCGAGCCAGTATTGCACTGCGCTGGTCCTGGCTCTGCTCACAGATGGCCGAGTTGGAGGGCAGGAAACGCCAGTATCGTGATCTGTATATGGATTTGAATCACTCAAAGGGCGCCGTGGAGCTGGAGCAGCTGCAGGTGCAGCAGCCGGCGAATGGCTACAAGGAGGAGCCATCCAGCGAATATCAATGCTGCCGCGCCCGACCTCTGATGCTGTCCAAGTTTCGGAAACGCAGTCTGTTCCAAACCACGGGCATTCACGCGATTTCCAAGAAGGCCGCACGCCCCAGCAACATCAAATGCGGCTGCCAGTGGCCACAGATACCGTGTGCCCTGTGCACGGGCCGATCAGATCCGACAGCGCCGCGCGAATCGGCCGAAATGATGATGCCGCCAAATCGAGTGGCGCTCCTCGATCCGGGCTATCATCCAGTGCTCAGCTTTGTCACGG ATGTCACACAATCTGTGCATTTTGAGGCCATTTGCCGGCAATCGGACTGGCAGCAACGTATGTCGCGCACCCTGGCCAAGACCGTTGTCAAAGGTGTCTATAAGGCGGAACGCGAGGCCATTGCTGCCAGCAATAGTGCTGCTCGTCGTCCCGGCGATCTGATCAAGCGTCGCTACATACGACGCAAAGAGcgcaacaacaataataataattcaaACTCAACTAAAGATGCAGCGGCAGCCGGCACGGCAGCGACGGGTCTAGGGGACAGCGGAAACGGTACAGCAACTTCTACTTCTTCTACGCCTTCTACAACGCCACTTGTGGCCAACAGTAAATTATT CTGCGAGCAGGAAGaaacagcagcatcagcagcaggcgCATCAGCCACCAACTGGAGTGAACGGCTCCAGATTGCCGTGGCCCGACTCTCGCCAACGCCAACGACAGCGCCTCCACAGTCCCTCCTCAGCATCTCAGATCTCGAACAGCGACGCTAA